From a region of the Branchiostoma floridae strain S238N-H82 chromosome 13, Bfl_VNyyK, whole genome shotgun sequence genome:
- the LOC118429527 gene encoding 40S ribosomal protein S15a, producing MVRMNVLADALNAINNAEKRGKRQVMLRPNSKVIVKFLTVMMKHAYIGEFEIVDDHRAGKIVVNLNGRMNKCGVISPRYDVAVRDLERWQTRLLPSRQFGYIVLTTSSGIMDHEEARRKHTGGKILGYFF from the exons ATGGTGCGTATGAACGTGCTGGCTGATGCGCTCAACGCCATCAACAATGCGGAGAAGCGTGGCAAGCGTCAGGTGATGCTGAGGCCCAACTCAAAGGTCATTGTCAAGTTCCTGACTGTCATGATGAAGCATG CCTACATCGGTGAGTTTGAGATCGTGGACGACCACCGAGCCGGCAAAATCGTGGTGAACCTGAACGGCCGGATGAACAAGTGCGGCGTGATCAGCCCCCGCTACGACGTGGCCGTGCGAGATCTGGAGCGGTGGCAGACCAGACTCCTGCCCTCCAGACAGTTTGG TTACATTGTGCTGACCACGTCTTCAGGTATCATGGACCACGAGGAGGCCAGGAGAAAGCACACGGGAGGGAAAATCTTAGGCTACTTCTTCTGA
- the LOC118429724 gene encoding peroxisomal 2,4-dienoyl-CoA reductase-like — MAEGGDFDVCLQSYKYVYRPDLLKGKVAFITGGGSGIGFRIAEVFMRHQCTVVIASRNLEKVKAAAAKLERATGGKCLALPMDVRKADQILKAVDDALSHFNRIDILVNNAAGNFLCPASKLSFNAFKTVMEIDAHGTFNCSKAVFEKYMKDHGGSIVNITATLHHRGVPLQTHAGSAKAAIDAMTRHLAVEWGQYGIRINCVAPGPIGETEGMRRLGGSQLKKTTGSYDRLIRDIPAGRMGTKEDIANGAVYLVSPAGSFVTGTNLIVDGGHWLTQSSSAMQARL; from the exons GGGCAAAGTGGCCTTCATCACAGGTGGTGGTTCTGGGATCGGCTTCAGAATAGCCGAGGTCTTCATGAG gcACCAGTGCACTGTAGTCATAGCCAGCCGTAACCTAGAAAAAGTCAAAGCG GCTGCTGCAAAGTTGGAGAGAGCCACTGGAGGAAAATGCCTGGCTTTACCCATGGATGTCAGGAAG GCAGACCAGATCCTTAAAGCGGTGGATGATGCCTTGTCTCACTTTAACCGGATTGACATTCTTGTCAACA ACGCTGCTGGTAACTTCTTGTGCCCTGCCAGTAAGTTGTCCTTCAACGCCTTCAAGACTGTCATGGAGATCGACGCCCACGGAACCTTCAACTGCAGCAAGGCTGTCTTTGAAAAGTACATGAAG GACCATGGAGGCAGCATAGTGAACATCACTGCTACCCTACACCACAGGGGAGTTCCACTGCAGACTCATGCTGGTTCAGCTAAGGCTGCCATTG ATGCGATGACCCGCCATCTTGCAGTGGAGTGGGGACAGTACGGCATCAGGATCAACTGTGTGGCTCCAGGACCTATTGGAGAGACTGAGGGCATGAGGCGACTGG GTGGATCACAGCTCAAGAAGACGACAGGCAGTTATGACCGCTTGATAAGGGACATCCCTGCGGGGCGCATGGGAACCAAGGAAGACATCGCGAACGGTGCCGTATACCTCGTCAGCCCGGCCGGATCGTTTGTTACCGGAACCAACCTGATCGTGGATGGCGGACACTGGCTCACGCAGAGTAGCTCCGCTATGCAAGCCAGGCTGTAA